Proteins co-encoded in one Fusarium fujikuroi IMI 58289 draft genome, chromosome FFUJ_chr06 genomic window:
- a CDS encoding related to zinc cluster transcription factor — translation MGSGSLPSPPAEDHKSTLSRKSTSSSSKSVKPVHRTSKRASSSAATIHHHDHVTHTTGMDGRHKRVWKACERCRMKKTKCDGEFPCKRCKDDGLVCTAGVRKKMEYKQLPRGYAEVLENTQFALIATVHKLYSMVRNNQSWDLGEPELNDRGQPVIHNIAQKLGCIRPNSDIDLPVHSVFPEDEAGMAELARQLEDQQKEHEPAKETIKDTDSSVCNRTERASSSELDHSDFEHDYRRAAFGNTNAMTLSPQSFTGSADFDFAPPPPEIDASSLFPSQSPAMSNFPAWAMTKPQPSDLTMQFLQQQQQNGMMANMDLLNQGLVESEFGTIKPHVLSCPNPEVMLGMGDPMIYSGYDGEPMRL, via the exons ATGGGATCAGGTAGCTTACCATCTCCTCCCGCCGAGGACCATAAGTCGACTCTCTCTCGAAAGAGCACATCGTCAAGTTCCAAGTCGGTCAAGCCTGTGCATCGCACTTCCAAGCGAGCCAGCTCCAGTGCTGCCACAATTCACCACCACGACCATGTCACACATACAACTGGTATGGACGGCCGACATAAGCGTGTGTGGAAGGCTTGTGAAAGATGCCGAatgaagaagaccaag TGCGACGGTGAATTCCCATGCAAGCGATGCAAAGACGACGGTCTAGTCTGTACAGCTGGTGTACGAAAGAAGATGGAATACAAGCAATTGCCTAGAGG TTACGCTGAGGTTCTCGAGAACACACAATTCGCCCTCATTGCTACAGTCCACAAGCTCTACTCGATGGTTCGAAACAACCAGTCTTGGGATTTGGGAGAGCCCGAACTCAACGACCGCGGCCAGCCCGTGATCCACAACATCGCCCAGAAGCTCGGCTGCATCCGCCCCAACAGCGATATCGACCTCCCTGTTCACTCAGTGTTCCCTGAAGACGAAGCTGGCATGGCTGAGTTGGCTCGACAGCTCGAGGATCAACAGAAGGAGCACGAGCCTGCAAAGGAAACCATCAAGGACACTGATTCATCCGTGTGCAACCGAACCGAGCGAGCGTCATCATCGGAGCTTGATCACTCCGACTTTGAGCACGACTATCGAAGGGCCGCCTTTGGTAACACCAATGCCATGACCCTCTCACCGCAGAGCTTCACAGGCAGCGCCGACTTCGACTTTGCCCCTCCACCGCCCGAGATTGACGCTTCCAGCCTGTTCCCCTCGCAATCTCCCGCCATGAGCAACTTTCCCGCCTGGGCAATGACCAAGCCCCAGCCTAGCGACCTTACCATGCAATTCctacaacagcagcaacagaatGGCATGATGGCAAATATGGACTTATTGAATCAGGGTCTCGTCGAATCAGAATTTGGGACAATCAAACCTCACGTTCTGTCATGTCCCAACCCCGAAGTTATGCTGGGTATGGGCGACCCCATGATATATTCTGGCTACGACGGTGAACCCATGCGACTTTGA